The following coding sequences are from one Limnobacter sp. SAORIC-580 window:
- the tig gene encoding trigger factor, producing the protein MTETTTTASSLEKTISLKLSVEKINAEVEKRLKKVARTARMPGFRPGKVPMKMVVQNYGPQVHSEVLNDEIGRTFSEEVQKQDLRVAGQPRIEAAKDAADDAFEFNAIFEVFPEVKFGDFATLEIEKTVVEVSDSEVDKTIEILRKQRASFAEVDRGSAEEDKVTLDFVGKIDDVPFDGGTAEDFSFVIGKGQMLPEFEAAAKGLKKGEEKTFDLAFPADYHGKDVAGKTAQFTITIKKVEGPQLPELNEEFAKAMGIADGSLEKLREDVRVNLSREVSNRTKAQTKEAVMNALLKVTEFDVPKALIQSETTELASRARQDLKARGMQNVEEIQLPEDIFAAQAERRVRLGLIVSDLVKENSLQAKPEQVRAFIEEQAQSYENPAEVMQWYFQDRARLADVEAVILEDNVVEFALSKSKVVEKKLSFDELMGNK; encoded by the coding sequence ATGACTGAAACAACCACCACTGCCAGCTCACTCGAGAAAACCATTTCCTTGAAGCTGTCGGTTGAAAAAATCAATGCTGAAGTTGAAAAGCGCCTGAAAAAGGTAGCTCGTACAGCTCGCATGCCCGGTTTCCGCCCAGGTAAAGTGCCCATGAAAATGGTGGTACAAAACTATGGTCCCCAAGTGCATTCTGAAGTGTTGAACGATGAAATCGGTCGTACTTTCAGCGAAGAAGTTCAAAAGCAGGATCTGCGTGTGGCTGGTCAGCCCCGCATCGAAGCCGCCAAGGACGCCGCTGACGACGCTTTTGAGTTCAACGCCATTTTTGAAGTGTTCCCCGAAGTGAAGTTTGGTGACTTCGCTACATTGGAAATCGAGAAAACAGTGGTTGAAGTGTCCGACTCTGAAGTGGACAAAACCATTGAAATTCTGCGCAAGCAGCGCGCCAGTTTTGCTGAAGTAGACCGTGGCTCCGCTGAAGAAGACAAGGTAACTCTGGATTTCGTCGGTAAAATTGACGACGTCCCCTTCGATGGCGGCACAGCCGAAGACTTCTCGTTTGTAATCGGCAAGGGCCAAATGCTGCCTGAATTTGAAGCTGCGGCAAAGGGCTTGAAAAAAGGCGAAGAGAAAACCTTCGACCTGGCTTTCCCGGCCGATTACCACGGCAAGGACGTTGCAGGTAAAACTGCCCAGTTCACAATCACAATCAAGAAAGTGGAAGGCCCCCAGTTGCCTGAACTGAACGAAGAGTTCGCCAAGGCCATGGGCATCGCTGACGGTTCCCTGGAAAAGCTGCGTGAAGACGTGCGCGTGAACTTGAGCCGCGAAGTCAGCAACCGCACCAAGGCGCAAACCAAAGAAGCAGTCATGAATGCACTGTTGAAAGTGACTGAATTCGATGTGCCCAAAGCCCTGATTCAATCTGAAACCACCGAATTGGCCTCCCGTGCACGCCAGGACCTGAAGGCCCGTGGCATGCAAAACGTGGAAGAAATTCAGCTGCCCGAAGACATTTTCGCTGCACAAGCCGAGCGCCGTGTTCGCTTGGGCCTGATCGTGTCAGACTTGGTAAAAGAAAACAGCTTGCAAGCCAAACCCGAGCAGGTGCGTGCCTTCATCGAAGAGCAGGCCCAAAGCTACGAGAACCCTGCGGAAGTGATGCAGTGGTATTTCCAGGATCGCGCCCGTTTGGCGGATGTGGAAGCGGTTATTCTGGAAGACAATGTGGTTGAATTCGCTTTGAGCAAATCCAAAGTGGTTGAAAAGAAATTGTCCTTTGACGAACTGATGGGAAATAAATAA
- a CDS encoding squalene/phytoene synthase family protein, with amino-acid sequence MAVSLENPLAYCREKVSGETASLHYATLFQTEELKAFWLGCFTLNHELRQACLKQLEAGLTQVKLGWWQNALANAGGNSNPHPVITAISKPVIATLPAEHWGELINRVASGCEPKRYNSMADWHNDVLLETKPWVHLVQARFGYPNTDCTQLLEFWTSATRLCQLLRLAKYLDQGFQPLPVELLAKHGVTADQIKRREHSEASTTLFSEVGEHLLERTDLAWKNMPADQRLFTRPLRALFRMRVAELKVHQAAGYRLLTEQKIITPFKKFSIAWTTQVLRW; translated from the coding sequence ATGGCCGTATCTCTAGAAAACCCGCTTGCCTACTGCCGCGAGAAAGTAAGCGGGGAAACCGCCTCCCTGCACTACGCAACTCTGTTTCAAACCGAGGAACTGAAGGCATTTTGGCTTGGCTGCTTCACCTTGAATCACGAGTTGCGGCAGGCTTGCCTGAAGCAGCTGGAGGCTGGCTTGACACAGGTCAAACTGGGCTGGTGGCAAAACGCCCTCGCCAACGCCGGGGGCAACAGCAACCCTCACCCGGTCATTACCGCGATATCAAAACCAGTGATTGCCACACTACCGGCAGAGCACTGGGGCGAATTGATTAACCGGGTGGCCAGCGGATGCGAGCCCAAGCGTTACAACAGCATGGCGGATTGGCACAACGACGTACTGTTGGAAACCAAGCCCTGGGTTCACTTGGTTCAGGCCCGTTTTGGATATCCAAACACGGATTGCACACAGTTGCTGGAATTCTGGACTTCAGCCACCCGCCTGTGCCAGTTGCTCAGGCTGGCAAAGTACCTGGACCAGGGATTTCAGCCCTTGCCTGTTGAATTGCTGGCCAAACACGGGGTAACAGCAGATCAAATCAAACGCAGGGAACACAGCGAGGCCAGTACAACCCTGTTCAGCGAGGTGGGCGAGCATCTGCTTGAAAGAACCGACCTGGCCTGGAAAAACATGCCTGCAGACCAACGCCTGTTTACAAGACCATTGCGGGCGCTGTTCCGCATGCGTGTTGCCGAACTGAAAGTGCACCAAGCCGCTGGTTACCGTTTATTGACCGAGCAAAAAATCATCACCCCTTTCAAGAAATTCAGCATTGCATGGACAACACAAGTACTGAGATGGTAA
- a CDS encoding efflux RND transporter permease subunit: protein MRKINLSRWALENQPLVRYLLAVFIFAGVAAFFSLGQEEDPPFVFRGMVVRAYWPGATAMQMGQQVADPIEKVIQEIPYAYKIRSYSKPGETVIFLQLDDSAPPRQVADIWYTTRKRVSDMAGTLPRGVVGPFFNDEFGDTFGVLLAFSADGFKYAELKDFVTQVRQEMLKVPDVAKVQLFGVQPEKVFIDVSHYKIAQLGISAQDIFNQINSQNVVTSQGVLSLEEQKVWSRVQGQFESIEDLANLPIRAGKNTLLLKDIAHVHRGYQDPPVSKMRFNGKEVIGLGISMVNGGDIIRLGQELEKVERRILAELPVGIELQRVADQPKSVSTSVNEFVKVLIEAIVIVLAVSFLSLGLHSKPFRIDTRPGLVVALTIPLVLALTFLAMSFFNINLHKISLGALIIALGLLVDDAIIAVEMMVRKLEEGYSRFDAAIFAYDSTAIPMLTGTLITAAGFLPIALAQSAAGEYTYSIFAVTAIALVLSWFVAVIFVPYIGYWLLKKPKDGQGHTEVFDTPFYQRFRHWIEVCVNHRWITISVTVLAFIGGGYSFKFIEQQFFPDSNRLEIMVNLWLPEGTAFEETEKQAIKLEQWLAKQPEVQGYASFVGDGAPRFYLSLDQKFVQSNLAELIVIPKTFEDREILRGKLKAHLEGNFPDIRPRITLLPNGPPVTYPVQFVVQGPDPRVVRVVADKVKEAVASSEYTRGTHDNWNENIKVMKVEVDQARARALGVSSQSIAESSHVILSGVTIGQYRENNRLIDIVFRNPESERDTLAELMNANVPTASGAYVPLSQVGNVTMSFEPGVIWREGGEFGITVKADVVSGIQGTTVALAMNKALDPLRAELPLGVSVNLDGLAADSGKAQQSIMANVPLMLFIVLTLLMLQLKSFGRTLLVYFTGPLGIIGAALALIITARPFGFVAQLGVIALFGMIIRNSVILVDQIEQDRAAGVDPYEAIIGSTIRRSRPILLTAAAAVLAMIPLMRSQFWGPMAVAIMGGLIVATLLTLFFLPALYAAAYRIRKPKL from the coding sequence ATGAGAAAAATCAACCTGTCGCGCTGGGCGCTTGAAAACCAGCCATTGGTTCGATACCTTCTGGCGGTATTCATTTTCGCCGGAGTCGCCGCATTTTTCTCCTTGGGCCAGGAAGAAGACCCGCCATTCGTGTTTCGCGGCATGGTGGTGCGTGCCTACTGGCCAGGAGCAACCGCCATGCAAATGGGTCAGCAGGTGGCCGACCCGATTGAAAAGGTAATTCAGGAAATTCCTTACGCCTACAAAATACGCTCGTACTCCAAGCCTGGTGAAACCGTCATTTTTCTTCAACTGGATGACAGCGCACCGCCCAGGCAAGTGGCCGACATTTGGTACACCACACGAAAACGGGTCAGCGACATGGCTGGAACACTGCCGCGTGGTGTCGTAGGGCCATTTTTCAACGATGAGTTTGGCGATACCTTTGGGGTGTTGCTGGCATTCTCCGCAGATGGATTCAAGTATGCCGAGCTAAAGGACTTCGTGACACAGGTACGTCAGGAAATGCTCAAAGTGCCCGATGTGGCCAAGGTGCAGCTATTTGGCGTTCAACCTGAAAAAGTGTTTATCGATGTCTCGCATTACAAAATTGCGCAATTGGGTATTTCTGCGCAAGACATTTTCAATCAAATCAACAGCCAGAATGTCGTGACTTCTCAGGGTGTTTTGAGTCTGGAAGAGCAAAAAGTGTGGTCAAGGGTGCAGGGGCAGTTTGAGTCCATTGAAGACCTTGCCAACCTGCCGATTCGGGCGGGAAAAAACACACTCCTGCTCAAAGACATCGCCCACGTTCATCGCGGCTATCAAGACCCACCTGTGTCCAAAATGCGCTTCAATGGCAAAGAGGTGATTGGCTTGGGGATTTCCATGGTCAATGGTGGCGATATTATCCGCCTTGGCCAAGAGTTGGAAAAAGTTGAGCGCCGCATACTGGCTGAACTCCCCGTGGGCATTGAGCTTCAGCGCGTGGCGGATCAGCCCAAATCAGTCAGTACCTCGGTCAATGAGTTTGTGAAAGTACTGATTGAGGCGATTGTAATTGTGTTGGCAGTCAGCTTTTTGAGTTTGGGGCTGCACAGCAAACCGTTTCGAATTGACACCCGACCGGGCTTGGTCGTTGCGCTGACCATTCCTCTTGTGCTGGCGCTTACCTTTTTGGCCATGTCGTTTTTCAACATTAACCTGCACAAAATTTCGCTGGGCGCGCTGATTATCGCTCTGGGTTTGTTGGTGGACGATGCGATCATCGCGGTTGAAATGATGGTTCGCAAACTTGAAGAGGGTTATTCGCGCTTCGATGCGGCTATTTTTGCTTACGACTCCACGGCGATTCCCATGCTGACAGGCACCTTGATTACAGCAGCGGGCTTTCTGCCCATTGCCCTGGCGCAATCGGCAGCGGGGGAATACACCTATTCAATTTTTGCGGTGACCGCCATTGCCTTGGTGTTGTCTTGGTTTGTCGCAGTTATTTTTGTGCCTTACATTGGCTATTGGTTGCTTAAAAAGCCCAAAGACGGGCAGGGCCACACGGAGGTGTTCGACACACCGTTTTACCAGCGCTTCCGCCACTGGATTGAGGTGTGCGTTAACCACCGCTGGATCACGATATCGGTCACCGTGCTGGCTTTTATCGGTGGCGGCTATTCTTTCAAATTCATTGAGCAGCAGTTTTTCCCTGATTCCAACCGTTTGGAAATCATGGTGAATTTGTGGTTGCCCGAGGGCACCGCATTTGAGGAAACCGAAAAACAGGCGATCAAGCTTGAGCAGTGGTTGGCCAAGCAACCCGAAGTGCAGGGCTATGCCAGTTTTGTGGGTGATGGCGCGCCGCGTTTTTATCTGTCGCTGGATCAAAAATTTGTGCAAAGCAATTTGGCCGAGCTGATTGTCATTCCCAAAACATTCGAAGACCGGGAAATACTTCGGGGCAAACTGAAAGCGCATCTGGAAGGCAACTTCCCCGACATTCGCCCGCGAATTACCCTGTTGCCCAATGGCCCGCCCGTCACTTATCCCGTTCAGTTTGTGGTGCAGGGCCCGGATCCACGCGTGGTACGAGTGGTGGCCGACAAGGTGAAAGAGGCGGTAGCCTCCAGCGAATATACCCGCGGCACGCATGACAACTGGAATGAAAACATCAAGGTGATGAAGGTTGAGGTAGACCAGGCTCGCGCCCGTGCCTTGGGGGTTAGCAGCCAAAGTATTGCGGAGTCCTCGCATGTCATTTTGTCAGGCGTAACCATTGGGCAGTACCGGGAAAATAATCGCCTGATCGATATTGTGTTTCGCAACCCTGAAAGCGAACGCGACACCCTGGCTGAACTCATGAATGCCAACGTTCCCACAGCAAGCGGTGCCTATGTGCCCTTGTCCCAGGTGGGCAATGTCACCATGAGCTTTGAGCCTGGGGTGATTTGGCGTGAGGGTGGTGAGTTCGGAATTACTGTAAAGGCCGATGTGGTCTCCGGTATTCAGGGCACCACCGTTGCTTTGGCCATGAACAAGGCCCTCGATCCGCTTCGTGCTGAATTACCGCTGGGTGTATCAGTGAATCTGGATGGGCTTGCCGCTGATTCTGGCAAGGCACAGCAGTCGATCATGGCCAATGTGCCTTTGATGCTGTTTATCGTGCTTACCTTGCTGATGTTGCAACTGAAAAGCTTTGGCCGAACCTTGCTGGTTTACTTCACCGGCCCGTTGGGAATTATTGGTGCCGCTTTGGCCTTGATCATCACTGCGCGCCCGTTTGGGTTTGTTGCACAGCTGGGCGTGATTGCCTTGTTCGGGATGATCATTCGAAATTCGGTTATTTTGGTGGACCAAATCGAGCAAGACAGGGCAGCTGGTGTAGACCCTTATGAGGCCATCATTGGCTCGACCATTCGGCGCTCTCGGCCAATTTTACTGACTGCAGCGGCCGCCGTGCTGGCCATGATTCCATTGATGCGTTCGCAGTTCTGGGGGCCCATGGCAGTGGCGATCATGGGCGGGTTGATTGTGGCTACTCTGCTAACCCTGTTTTTCCTGCCAGCGTTGTACGCTGCAGCTTATAGAATTCGCAAACCCAAGTTGTAA
- a CDS encoding efflux RND transporter periplasmic adaptor subunit, which yields MSKSRLFLPVVWAAVGSLLLAACSRPEIDTTEVIRPVRVIELQAGGSTFEESFPGQIEPRFQAKLSFQVGGKLTVRLVDVGDKVTKGQVLAKIDPRDLSLALQAAQAQFDAAATEHAQLKTDLDRAKTLKQQNFISQAELDRRQLAFDAAGSRLSQARAQLSTQANQRQYGDLRAPGSGVISSVYAEAGQVLAPGQAVVQWADENDVQVSMAVPESRVSAIKPGQDARVLLWSGEQSLNAKVREVSPVADPVTRTFAVLLDVNDPARMSRFGMSATVQFSTAAKSTAFKLPISALVAEHTGAFVWVFDEKQGVVNKRIVQPHDVSESDFLVKDGLNNGELIVTAGTHVLNEGQKVRRFIETSDLSK from the coding sequence ATGTCCAAAAGCCGTTTGTTTTTGCCTGTTGTGTGGGCCGCCGTGGGCTCACTCCTGCTTGCCGCTTGTTCCCGCCCCGAAATAGACACCACTGAAGTCATTCGACCAGTTCGTGTGATTGAGCTGCAAGCCGGTGGGAGCACCTTTGAAGAAAGTTTTCCCGGGCAAATTGAACCCCGTTTTCAGGCAAAACTCAGCTTTCAGGTGGGCGGGAAATTGACGGTACGCCTGGTGGATGTTGGAGACAAGGTTACGAAAGGCCAGGTACTTGCAAAAATTGATCCCCGGGATTTGAGCCTTGCCTTGCAGGCGGCCCAGGCGCAATTTGATGCAGCAGCCACTGAGCATGCGCAGTTGAAAACCGATCTGGATCGCGCCAAAACCCTGAAACAACAAAATTTTATCAGCCAGGCAGAGCTTGATCGTCGACAGTTGGCCTTCGATGCCGCGGGCAGTCGTTTGAGTCAGGCTCGCGCCCAGTTGAGCACGCAGGCCAATCAGCGGCAATATGGCGACCTGCGTGCTCCGGGCAGTGGTGTTATTTCCAGCGTGTATGCCGAAGCAGGGCAGGTGTTGGCGCCAGGTCAGGCTGTGGTCCAGTGGGCTGATGAGAATGATGTGCAGGTCAGCATGGCTGTGCCCGAGAGCCGGGTCAGTGCGATCAAGCCGGGTCAGGATGCGCGCGTATTGCTTTGGTCTGGTGAACAGTCTTTGAATGCAAAAGTGCGGGAAGTTTCTCCGGTGGCAGACCCGGTAACACGCACGTTTGCGGTGTTACTGGATGTCAACGACCCAGCCAGAATGTCCCGTTTTGGAATGAGTGCGACAGTGCAGTTTTCAACTGCCGCCAAGTCGACCGCGTTCAAGCTTCCAATTTCAGCCCTGGTGGCCGAGCACACTGGTGCTTTTGTTTGGGTATTCGATGAAAAGCAAGGTGTGGTCAACAAACGGATTGTTCAACCCCATGACGTCTCTGAAAGCGACTTTCTGGTCAAAGACGGCCTAAACAATGGCGAGTTGATTGTCACTGCCGGCACCCACGTTCTGAACGAAGGCCAAAAGGTTCGTCGCTTCATTGAAACAAGCGATCTTTCCAAATGA
- the radA gene encoding DNA repair protein RadA: protein MAKIKSQYQCTECGAVFAKWQGQCTDCSSWNTLVESAVSTAAPPKHSRFAALAAQSSSVIKLSEIQAQDHPRFSSGVPEFDRVLGGGMVPGMVVLLGGDPGIGKSTLLLQSMVTLAKTTSALYVSGEESAGQIALRAQRLGLEHTNLNVLTEIQLEQIVAQLETHKPQVLVIDSIQTLYTSELSAAPGSVSQVRECASQLTRLAKAMGVTTILVGHVTKEGTLAGPRVLEHIVDTVLYFEGDSQSSFRLVRAFKNRFGAVNELGVFAMTDRGLKGVNNPSALFLSQTAEWVAGSCVMCTQEGARPLLVEIQALVDSSHSPSPRRLSVGLEQNRLAMLLAVMHRHAGLQFFDQDIFINAVGGVRISEPAADLAIVLAMVSSLRNKRLPKELVVFGEIGLSGELRPAPRGQERLREAAKLGFTHAIVPASNAPKQPIDGIEVIGVDRVEKALAALRDKLDCF from the coding sequence TTGGCCAAAATTAAAAGTCAATATCAGTGCACTGAATGCGGTGCCGTGTTCGCCAAATGGCAGGGGCAATGTACCGATTGCAGCAGCTGGAACACGCTGGTTGAATCGGCCGTGAGCACGGCAGCGCCGCCCAAGCACAGTCGCTTTGCTGCTCTGGCTGCGCAAAGCAGCAGTGTGATCAAGCTTTCCGAGATTCAGGCGCAAGACCATCCACGTTTCAGCAGTGGTGTACCCGAATTTGACCGTGTGCTGGGAGGTGGAATGGTGCCCGGCATGGTGGTGTTGCTGGGTGGCGACCCTGGCATTGGTAAATCCACCTTGTTATTGCAGTCTATGGTCACCTTGGCCAAAACCACATCGGCCTTGTATGTCAGCGGCGAGGAATCTGCCGGGCAAATCGCCTTGCGCGCCCAACGCCTTGGGCTGGAACACACCAACCTGAATGTATTGACCGAAATTCAGCTGGAGCAAATTGTTGCCCAGCTTGAAACACACAAACCGCAAGTGCTGGTTATCGACTCCATTCAAACCCTGTACACCAGCGAGTTAAGCGCTGCGCCGGGATCGGTCAGCCAGGTGCGCGAATGTGCAAGCCAGCTGACACGGCTTGCCAAAGCCATGGGGGTCACCACCATTTTGGTGGGCCACGTCACCAAAGAGGGTACCCTTGCAGGGCCGCGTGTGCTTGAACACATTGTGGACACCGTGCTGTATTTCGAAGGGGATTCACAATCTTCATTCCGTTTGGTGCGTGCATTTAAAAACCGGTTTGGTGCGGTGAACGAACTGGGCGTGTTTGCCATGACTGACCGTGGTTTGAAAGGTGTCAACAACCCCTCGGCCCTGTTTTTGTCGCAGACGGCTGAATGGGTGGCTGGTTCCTGTGTAATGTGCACGCAAGAAGGAGCAAGGCCATTGCTGGTTGAAATCCAGGCTTTGGTGGATTCCTCGCATTCACCTTCACCGCGCAGGTTGTCAGTGGGCCTGGAGCAAAATCGCCTGGCCATGTTGCTGGCGGTGATGCATCGCCATGCGGGCCTTCAGTTTTTTGATCAAGATATTTTTATCAATGCGGTGGGCGGCGTACGAATTTCGGAACCTGCGGCCGACCTCGCGATTGTTTTGGCCATGGTGTCCTCGTTGCGCAACAAACGCTTGCCCAAAGAGTTGGTAGTGTTTGGCGAAATCGGCTTGTCTGGTGAGTTGCGCCCGGCACCGCGTGGGCAGGAAAGGCTGCGCGAAGCTGCCAAACTTGGCTTTACCCATGCGATTGTGCCGGCCAGCAACGCACCCAAGCAGCCCATTGACGGTATTGAAGTGATTGGTGTGGATCGAGTTGAGAAGGCACTTGCTGCGCTGAGAGACAAGCTGGATTGTTTTTGA
- the alr gene encoding alanine racemase has product MPRPIRAVVRPAAISANINRIKELLGNVAVMPVVKANGYGHGLERIIDGLREADALAILEIEGATRLRHLGWNKPIVLLEGCFDQADLLKALELRCDWVVHNHKQLDDLEVLAKQAPAHKPRIFLKLNTGMNRLGFQSAQAQAAIQRLDEFTLKHQWPTPVLMTHFANADEAEPRVRLPFAQHQHQALMGLKPAHWQSSLANSAGSLNFPMLAGDIARPGIAIYGATPGPDAAANYGLKPAMIFSSEIIAIQEVKQGDRVGYGSRWEASNSGRIAVVACGYADGYPRHAPDGTPTYVEGHVAPVAGRVSMDMMTIDVSQIPNANVGSTVELWGGHIPVDVVADRCGTIGYELLCAIAPRVPFFKA; this is encoded by the coding sequence ATGCCGCGACCCATACGTGCAGTGGTCAGACCCGCCGCCATCTCTGCCAATATCAATAGAATCAAGGAATTGCTGGGCAATGTCGCGGTGATGCCAGTGGTGAAAGCCAATGGCTATGGGCATGGTTTGGAAAGAATTATTGATGGCCTGCGCGAGGCTGACGCCTTGGCCATTTTGGAAATTGAGGGCGCGACCCGCTTGCGCCACCTGGGTTGGAACAAGCCAATTGTGTTACTCGAAGGCTGTTTTGACCAGGCCGATCTGCTCAAGGCCTTGGAGTTACGTTGTGATTGGGTGGTCCACAATCACAAGCAGTTGGATGATCTGGAGGTTCTTGCGAAGCAGGCACCTGCACACAAGCCCAGAATTTTCTTGAAGTTGAACACCGGCATGAATCGCTTGGGGTTTCAGTCTGCTCAAGCGCAAGCTGCCATTCAGCGGCTGGATGAGTTCACCCTGAAACATCAATGGCCCACACCAGTTTTGATGACGCACTTTGCCAATGCAGATGAAGCGGAGCCGCGGGTCCGCTTGCCTTTTGCGCAACATCAGCATCAAGCCTTGATGGGACTGAAGCCTGCCCATTGGCAAAGCAGCCTGGCCAATTCAGCCGGTAGTTTGAATTTTCCGATGTTGGCCGGTGACATTGCCCGCCCTGGCATTGCTATTTATGGCGCCACCCCTGGTCCCGACGCAGCGGCCAACTATGGCCTGAAGCCAGCAATGATTTTCAGCAGCGAAATTATTGCAATTCAAGAGGTAAAACAAGGTGACAGAGTGGGTTATGGATCGCGTTGGGAAGCGAGCAACAGCGGGCGTATCGCGGTGGTGGCCTGCGGTTATGCCGATGGCTACCCACGCCACGCACCCGACGGAACGCCCACGTATGTTGAAGGGCATGTTGCGCCAGTCGCAGGCCGCGTGTCGATGGACATGATGACCATCGACGTCAGCCAAATCCCGAATGCCAATGTTGGCAGCACAGTTGAATTGTGGGGCGGGCACATTCCTGTCGATGTCGTGGCCGACCGTTGCGGCACCATTGGCTATGAACTGTTGTGCGCAATTGCGCCCCGCGTGCCATTTTTTAAAGCCTAG
- the lplT gene encoding lysophospholipid transporter LplT, which yields MKPGFYTIMAAQFFSSLADNALLIAAIALLFQIQSPDWMTPLLKLFFVVSYVVLAPFVGGFADTLPKGRVMLITNSIKIVGCLMMFFGVHPLLSYAVVGLGAAAYSPAKYGILTELLPHDRLVEANGWIEGLTVLSIILGTVLGGILIAPGTSQYLMQLHIPGVTDNMDTPAEAAIFVITSGYLIAAIFNFKIPDTGARYEPQLNHPIIMTRKFYGCVKQLWNDKLGQISLAVTTLFWGAGATLQFIVLKWAESALGLPLDKGAILQGVCAFGVAAGAVAAAKMIPLKKSMLVLPMGILMGIVCMAMVLVNNQGMAYLLITVIGALSGFFVVPMNALLQHRGHVLMSAGRSIAIQNFNENISVLTMLAIYAILISFDVHVNNVILMFGGFVMATMLMVILWHRRNQRLYNVEARIGEDRPVGVPL from the coding sequence ATGAAACCCGGCTTTTACACCATCATGGCGGCGCAGTTTTTCTCGTCGCTTGCAGACAACGCACTTTTGATTGCGGCAATCGCATTGCTGTTTCAGATCCAGTCGCCTGACTGGATGACCCCATTGCTGAAGCTGTTCTTCGTGGTGTCGTACGTGGTGCTGGCCCCCTTCGTTGGCGGGTTTGCAGACACATTGCCCAAAGGCAGGGTCATGCTAATCACCAACTCCATCAAAATTGTGGGTTGCCTGATGATGTTCTTTGGCGTACACCCCCTGCTTTCTTACGCGGTGGTTGGGTTGGGCGCTGCAGCCTACTCACCCGCCAAATACGGCATCCTGACCGAGCTTTTGCCACATGACAGGCTTGTAGAAGCCAATGGCTGGATCGAGGGACTCACCGTGCTGTCGATCATTCTGGGCACCGTACTTGGTGGCATATTGATTGCGCCAGGCACCAGCCAATACCTGATGCAGCTGCACATTCCAGGCGTGACCGACAATATGGACACGCCTGCTGAAGCTGCCATCTTTGTGATTACTTCAGGCTATTTGATCGCGGCCATTTTCAACTTCAAGATTCCAGACACAGGCGCTCGCTACGAGCCACAGTTGAATCACCCAATCATCATGACCCGCAAGTTTTACGGCTGTGTAAAGCAACTGTGGAACGACAAACTGGGACAAATTTCACTTGCTGTCACCACACTGTTCTGGGGTGCTGGGGCCACGCTTCAATTTATCGTGCTGAAATGGGCTGAAAGTGCCTTGGGCCTGCCTTTGGACAAAGGCGCAATTCTGCAAGGCGTTTGCGCATTTGGCGTGGCGGCCGGTGCCGTGGCCGCGGCCAAAATGATTCCGCTGAAAAAATCAATGTTGGTGCTGCCCATGGGTATATTAATGGGTATTGTTTGCATGGCCATGGTACTGGTGAACAATCAAGGCATGGCCTACCTGCTGATTACCGTGATCGGCGCACTGAGCGGATTTTTCGTAGTACCCATGAATGCTTTACTGCAGCACCGGGGCCATGTGCTGATGAGCGCTGGCCGATCGATTGCCATTCAAAATTTCAATGAAAATATTTCAGTGCTGACCATGCTTGCCATTTACGCCATCTTGATCAGTTTTGATGTGCATGTGAACAATGTGATTCTGATGTTCGGCGGCTTTGTGATGGCCACCATGTTGATGGTGATTCTCTGGCACCGCCGCAACCAGCGCCTGTACAACGTGGAAGCCCGAATAGGAGAGGACCGCCCTGTGGGCGTGCCTCTGTGA
- a CDS encoding uracil-DNA glycosylase: protein MTSTRSKADLFNAMGIGPVWELRKQESESKPSTMPSGVAFDGMSTAALTLESLRESVATCKQCGLCKTRKQTVFADGMPHAPLMVVGEGPGVEEDATGLPFVGKSGQLLDRMLKAIGASRTTNTYIANVVKCHPPGNRNPEQAEIEQCSPYLVQQIKASGPKVLLLVGRFAVQTLLNIKKPVGELRGVVHQVSLDGLDIPAVVTYHPAYLLRRPEEKLKAWDDLLLLKQQGLI, encoded by the coding sequence ATGACAAGCACTCGAAGCAAAGCCGATCTGTTCAATGCCATGGGTATAGGCCCTGTTTGGGAACTGCGCAAGCAGGAAAGCGAGTCAAAGCCATCCACGATGCCTAGTGGCGTGGCGTTTGACGGAATGTCGACCGCAGCACTCACGCTTGAATCGTTGCGAGAAAGTGTAGCCACCTGCAAACAATGCGGTTTGTGCAAAACACGCAAGCAAACCGTGTTTGCAGATGGCATGCCACACGCACCCCTGATGGTGGTGGGAGAAGGGCCAGGCGTGGAAGAGGATGCGACCGGCCTGCCGTTTGTGGGCAAGTCAGGGCAGTTGCTGGACCGCATGCTGAAAGCAATTGGCGCAAGCCGTACAACCAACACCTACATTGCCAATGTGGTGAAGTGCCACCCACCGGGTAACCGCAATCCTGAGCAGGCAGAAATTGAACAATGTTCTCCCTACCTGGTTCAGCAAATCAAGGCCAGTGGACCCAAAGTGTTGTTGCTGGTTGGGCGCTTTGCAGTTCAAACCCTTCTGAACATCAAAAAGCCAGTGGGCGAATTGCGGGGTGTGGTTCACCAAGTGAGCCTGGATGGTCTTGATATTCCTGCAGTGGTTACTTACCACCCAGCGTACCTGTTGCGCAGGCCGGAGGAAAAATTAAAAGCGTGGGACGATTTATTGTTGTTGAAACAGCAAGGTCTAATTTAA